One Nicotiana sylvestris chromosome 12, ASM39365v2, whole genome shotgun sequence genomic window carries:
- the LOC104224726 gene encoding uncharacterized protein isoform X1 yields MEKSLGSAFVAVFAVSGSVILLAMRVHKHLLSDFMNKLQELEIDKGQAKKKVIFSNKVVELGSENKDGHISRKHRINYGESSDDESLESMPLNWQALYKGILLNKTLRGYN; encoded by the exons ATGGAGAAATCTTTGGGATCTGCATTTGTGGCTGTTTTTGCAGTTTCAGGAAGTGTGATCCTTCTTGCAATGAGAGTGCATAAACACCTTCTTTCTGATTTCATGAACAAGCTGCAGGAACTTGAAATAG ATAAAGGTCAAGCAAAGAAGAAGGTTATCTTCTCCAATAAAGTTGTGGAATTGGGCTCTGAAAACAAAGATGGTCATATTTCAAGGAAGCATAGGATTAATTATGGAGAATCATCTGATGATGAGAGCTTGGAATCCATGCCTTTGAATTGGCAAGCTCTTTACAAAGGTATCCTCCTTAATAAGACCCTTAGAGGTTATAATTAA
- the LOC104224726 gene encoding uncharacterized protein isoform X2, whose product MEKSLGSAFVAVFAVSGSVILLAMRVHKHLLSDFMNKLQELEIDKGQAKKKVIFSNKVVELGSENKDGHISRKHRINYGESSDDESLESMPLNWQALYKGSEAGVSSY is encoded by the exons ATGGAGAAATCTTTGGGATCTGCATTTGTGGCTGTTTTTGCAGTTTCAGGAAGTGTGATCCTTCTTGCAATGAGAGTGCATAAACACCTTCTTTCTGATTTCATGAACAAGCTGCAGGAACTTGAAATAG ATAAAGGTCAAGCAAAGAAGAAGGTTATCTTCTCCAATAAAGTTGTGGAATTGGGCTCTGAAAACAAAGATGGTCATATTTCAAGGAAGCATAGGATTAATTATGGAGAATCATCTGATGATGAGAGCTTGGAATCCATGCCTTTGAATTGGCAAGCTCTTTACAAAG